One Gadus chalcogrammus isolate NIFS_2021 chromosome 22, NIFS_Gcha_1.0, whole genome shotgun sequence genomic window carries:
- the mtdha gene encoding metadherin a gives MVKMNFKKNKDINKHNTFFQAPRLATPLVNIRRRDSKRNRLEKMATNLQALAFEKAELLSSRLKEIISSGQGYIQNQLGLDLGLNLDVYPTWVLLSTAAAGLLVVLVLSWVAICGGASVGKTRGSSFTKVQVEEPLKADLNNSVKPDDQKRKNKKKSSEKKGQSNGRQFSAPHDDTASRETSSQQPPAEKLPVKLTVVQVEKAPVQVKKNKKKAKAIVRPVISVFTCDETEPDAGAWETQVSQRERKQQRKKDKGPEDAGSPREPKTAPRTHVETPAPSGNRSRGPPGRKVDSSTNGGGGGGGGVGGGGGGGGRLDLGSKPPGPSASGGEREKWSSRVQRQRAQPEPKLWTQDKPVTRSSVESRTSTGVKPTTLQEVKAAEHASLPVTLQWDIQPDDEWCGLNGVMAGDAGSDWSAPLVHWGHYEGPCSPVPLKGPSPKEVSFEEKVTEDSVGGTKSTKRKKKKNKTVDEGAATVALLGGTIPRAQEAPAVTSNKQSAKRPDSEKKSEQRTERLKPGQKKHA, from the exons ATGGTTAAAAtgaattttaaaaaaaataaagatatcaATAAACACAATACATTCTTCCAGGCTCCCAGATTAGCCACTCCTCTTGTAAACATACGCCGGCGTGACAGCAAGAGAAACCGATTGGAAAAAATGGCAACGAACCTCCAAGCGTTAGCTTTTGAAAAAGCAGAGCTACTTTCCAGCCGTCTGAAAGAAATAATTTCATCGGGGCAAGGATACATCCAGAACCAGCTGGGCCTCGATTTGGGTCTGAATCTCGACGTCTACCCGACGTGGGTGCTCCTGTCCACGGCAGCGGCAGGGCTGCTGGTGGTGCTCGTTTTGTCTTGGGTCGCGATTTGTGGCGGAGCGTCAGTCGGGAAAACCCGAGGATCCTCGTTCACTAAGGTTCAGGTCGAGGAGCCTCTCAAGGCCGACCTCAATAATAGTGTGAAGCCAGATGAtcagaagagaaaaaataagaagaaatcGTCCGAAAAG AAGGGACAGTCAAATGGACGGCAGTTCTCTGCACCTCACGACGACACAGCATCCAGGGAGACGTCATCACAACAGCCCCCTGCTGAGAAACTACCGGTGAAG CTGacggtggtgcaggtggagaaGGCACCTGTACAGgtgaagaagaacaagaaaaaAGCCAAGGCGATAGTGAGACCGGTCATCAGTGTTTTTACCTGCGATGAAACAGAACCTGATGCGG GAGCATGGGAGACCCAGGTCAGCCAGCGAGAGAGGAAGCAGCAGCGCAAGAAGGACAAGGGCCCAGAGGATGCTGGGAGCCCTAGAGAACCCAAGACGGCTCCGAGGACCCATGTGGAGACACCTGCCCCCTCAGGCAACAGGAGTAGAG GGCCTCCGGGAAGGAAGGTTGACTCCTCCAccaatggaggaggaggaggaggaggaggtgttggaggaggaggtggcggaggaggacggcTGGATCTCGGGTCCAAGCCGCCGGGTCCGTcggccagcgggggggagagggagaagtggAGCTCCAGGGTACAGCGGCAGCGAGCCCAGCCGGAGCCCAAGCTCTGGACTCAGGACAAGCCAG TGACACGGAGCAGTGTGGAAAGCAGAACCAGTACTGGCGTTAAACCGACAACCCTGCAGGAAGTGAAGGCTGCAG agcacgcatcacttcctgttacCCTCCAGTGGGACATCCAACCTGATGATGAGTGGTGTGGTTTGA ACGGCGTGATGGCTGGCGACGCAGGCTCGGACTGGAGCGCCCCTCTGGTGCACTGGGGCCACTACGAAGGGCCTTGCTCTCCGGTGCCGCTCAAGGGCCCCTCACCCAAAGAG GTGTCGTTCGAGGAGAAGGTGACGGAGGACTCCGTAGGTGGGACCAAATCcaccaagaggaagaagaaaaagaataaGACTGTGGATGAAGGCGCAGCCACTGTGGCCCTG CTTGGTGGTACGATTCCCAGAGCTCAAGAGGCCCCAGCTGTTACTTCCAACAAGCAGTCTGCTAAACGACCGGACTCCGAGA AGAAGTCTGAGCAGAGGACAGAGCGTCTGAAGCCAGGCCAGAAGAAACATGCTTGA